In Alkalihalobacillus sp. AL-G, the genomic stretch CTACATTCAATCTTTCTTCCGACAATATTCGCCCGATGCACTTTATTGTTTCACGTGAAACATGTCCTCACAACGGATCTCGATTCGGTGTGCCAGGTTTTCGTGGATACTTTTTCGGTGTTGGTTTTACCTTTTCAATGAATATTAGATTTCGTTCACTGTTCTCGATTGGCAGCTGGAACTGTTCTATATTTTTTAATGTTCCGCCTAACAGTTTAATTGCATCGGCAGCCGCATCAAATTCATCATTTGCATTGGCTGCTTTCATGGCAAGAAACGTACCGCCTTTCTTAACGAGTGGCAGACAAAGCTCTGATAATACAGACATTCGCGCGACTGCTCGTGCAGTAACGACATCGTATTTTTCCCGATGTTCCTTCTTTTTTGCAAATGTTTCTGCACGGTCATGGTAAAAATGTGTTCCTTTTAAGTGAAGTTCTTCGCTTAAATGATCAAGAAAGCTGATCCGCTTATTAAGTGAGTCCACTATCGTAATCTCAAGCTCTGGGAAACAAATTTTCAACGGTATACTAGGAAAACCAGCACCGGATCCTACGTCACAAAGTGTGCTGACCTTATGAATATCAAGATAGAACGCAGCTGCTATCGAATCGTAAAAATGCTTCAAATAGACTTCCTCACGCTCCGTGATGGCGGTCAGATTCATTTTTTCGTTCCATTCTACGAGTGTCTGAAA encodes the following:
- the rsmG gene encoding 16S rRNA (guanine(527)-N(7))-methyltransferase RsmG; this encodes MNIEQYQNMLEEKGISLSSYQLDQFNTYFQTLVEWNEKMNLTAITEREEVYLKHFYDSIAAAFYLDIHKVSTLCDVGSGAGFPSIPLKICFPELEITIVDSLNKRISFLDHLSEELHLKGTHFYHDRAETFAKKKEHREKYDVVTARAVARMSVLSELCLPLVKKGGTFLAMKAANANDEFDAAADAIKLLGGTLKNIEQFQLPIENSERNLIFIEKVKPTPKKYPRKPGTPNRDPL